Proteins found in one Armatimonadia bacterium genomic segment:
- the lpxK gene encoding tetraacyldisaccharide 4'-kinase yields MQDQWEAVVTGRSGGLGASAGRLGLRLGAGLYAAGLKANLWLYTSGLKRRTQPSLPVISVGNLSLGGTGKTTTTAFLAQALLPRVKPGIVLRGHGRSSSEAVLIVSDGSEVKATPAEAGDEAVMLARQLPGVAVAVGKRRETVIEALRSRTGAQVAVLDDGFQYFRMARELDLVLLDALAGPEAWRLFPAGRLREPVTHLQRASQVWITHADLASTEHLEQLRTLARRYCPNCPVVVTRHREGVLRPLSGGGAPVEDLRGQKVVAVSALGNPQSYEMGLEKLGAQVTPARFPDHHRYVPEDYERIKQTCRASGAGLVVTTEKDAVKLPPPPEDCPPVVVMSCGLEVLEGLDEVESALQAVCDQVQQAD; encoded by the coding sequence TTGCAGGACCAGTGGGAAGCCGTTGTCACAGGTCGGAGTGGAGGTCTGGGAGCCTCGGCCGGCCGCCTCGGGTTGCGCCTGGGAGCGGGCCTGTACGCCGCCGGGCTCAAGGCCAACCTGTGGCTGTACACCAGTGGTCTGAAGCGTCGCACTCAGCCGTCGCTGCCGGTCATCAGCGTGGGCAACCTGAGTCTCGGCGGCACCGGCAAGACCACTACCACAGCTTTCCTGGCCCAGGCGCTGCTGCCGCGAGTGAAGCCGGGAATCGTGCTTCGCGGGCATGGGCGGTCCAGTAGCGAGGCCGTGCTGATCGTCTCCGACGGCAGTGAAGTGAAGGCGACGCCTGCAGAGGCCGGTGACGAGGCCGTGATGCTGGCCCGGCAACTGCCCGGTGTGGCGGTTGCCGTGGGGAAGCGTCGCGAGACCGTCATTGAGGCCCTGCGCAGTCGGACGGGAGCACAGGTTGCCGTGCTGGACGACGGCTTCCAGTACTTCCGGATGGCCCGTGAACTGGACCTTGTCTTGCTCGATGCGCTGGCCGGTCCTGAGGCCTGGCGTCTGTTCCCGGCCGGGCGTCTGCGGGAGCCGGTCACGCATCTGCAGCGGGCCAGCCAGGTGTGGATCACCCACGCGGACCTGGCCTCGACGGAGCATCTGGAGCAGTTGCGAACGCTCGCACGGCGCTACTGCCCGAACTGCCCGGTGGTTGTCACGCGTCATCGTGAGGGAGTGCTGCGACCGCTCAGTGGAGGCGGGGCACCCGTGGAGGATCTGCGCGGGCAGAAGGTTGTGGCCGTGTCCGCCCTGGGCAACCCGCAGTCCTATGAGATGGGTCTCGAGAAGCTCGGGGCGCAGGTGACGCCGGCGCGGTTCCCGGATCACCACCGGTATGTGCCGGAGGATTACGAGCGGATCAAGCAGACCTGCCGAGCCAGTGGTGCCGGGCTTGTCGTGACGACTGAGAAGGATGCCGTGAAGCTGCCGCCACCGCCGGAGGACTGCCCGCCGGTGGTCGTGATGAGCTGCGGGCTGGAAGTCCTGGAGGGTCTCGACGAGGTCGAGAGCGCCCTGCAGGCCGTATGTGACCAAGTTCAACAGGCTGACTGA
- a CDS encoding ABC transporter ATP-binding protein, whose amino-acid sequence MRYRALWDILRRFARPLLKPIIIGVVIMGATGFLDMKAMSQTIPVFESLFGNLEKQSGAEAARTLATLYRQTAILFIAFLGAAIAQAGSSYIGEWVSQRMLVALRAAVFDHLQSLSLSFFERRRSGELISRVNNDTTVLQRTLGPNVGRMVIAPFAVLFCVGKMLTISPVLTLVMAAMIPLIVVCTNTLGSRVRRYSRTVQEKLADLTAVISETLMAMRVVKIFGMERMSAGRFAQENLAVLRNEMRSVRAGAANVILVGVLMGGGICVTFLVGAHEIRAHHATAAELMGFILIMQTAASQINFLSRTSLTLQTAEAAAGRTLEILAETPRVLDAPDAIAPETVRGEICFDKVTFGYDVEPVLHGISFGIAPGEVVALAGPSGSGKTTIANLVARLYDVNEGAVRVDGADVRSLKMEWLKSNMGIVPQESILFGTSLRENIGYGRPGASEEDIVEAAKAANAHDFIVGLPEGYETQAGERGAKLSGGQKQRIAIARALLRDPRILILDEATSSLDTESEAAVHRALQTLVKGRTTIIIAHRLSTIQNADRILVLEKGRIVEQGTHDELMAQEGLYRRLYETRDLLGEESAEEPLVDGEGAAATADA is encoded by the coding sequence ATGCGATACCGTGCGTTGTGGGATATCCTACGCCGCTTTGCCCGTCCCCTCCTCAAGCCGATCATCATCGGCGTAGTGATCATGGGGGCGACCGGATTTCTGGACATGAAGGCCATGTCACAGACGATTCCGGTGTTTGAGAGCCTGTTCGGCAACCTCGAGAAGCAGTCGGGTGCTGAGGCTGCCCGGACGCTGGCCACGCTGTACCGCCAGACCGCGATACTCTTCATCGCCTTCCTCGGAGCCGCCATCGCGCAGGCCGGGTCGTCGTACATCGGTGAGTGGGTCAGCCAGCGAATGCTGGTGGCCTTGCGGGCGGCCGTGTTTGACCACCTGCAGAGCCTGTCTTTGAGCTTCTTCGAGCGACGGCGCTCGGGGGAACTCATCTCGCGGGTTAACAACGACACCACCGTCCTGCAAAGGACCCTGGGCCCCAATGTCGGGCGGATGGTCATTGCCCCCTTTGCGGTCCTGTTCTGCGTGGGCAAGATGCTCACCATCTCACCGGTGCTCACCCTCGTGATGGCGGCCATGATCCCGCTGATCGTGGTGTGCACCAATACTCTTGGGTCGCGAGTGCGCCGGTACAGTCGCACGGTGCAGGAGAAGCTGGCCGACCTCACAGCGGTCATCAGCGAGACGCTGATGGCCATGCGGGTCGTCAAGATCTTCGGGATGGAGCGCATGTCGGCCGGGCGTTTCGCGCAGGAGAACCTGGCGGTGCTTCGCAACGAGATGCGGTCAGTCCGAGCCGGCGCTGCCAACGTCATCCTGGTGGGTGTACTGATGGGTGGCGGCATCTGTGTGACCTTCCTGGTCGGTGCGCATGAGATCCGCGCGCACCACGCCACAGCCGCCGAACTGATGGGGTTCATCCTCATCATGCAGACCGCGGCCAGCCAGATCAACTTCCTATCCCGCACCAGCTTGACCCTGCAGACCGCCGAGGCCGCCGCAGGTCGGACCCTGGAGATTCTCGCCGAGACGCCTCGGGTGCTGGATGCGCCGGATGCCATAGCGCCGGAGACCGTCCGGGGCGAGATCTGCTTTGATAAGGTGACTTTCGGCTATGACGTTGAACCGGTGCTGCATGGTATCAGCTTCGGTATTGCGCCAGGTGAAGTCGTGGCCCTGGCCGGCCCCAGTGGCTCGGGCAAGACGACGATCGCCAACCTCGTGGCGCGGCTCTACGATGTGAACGAGGGCGCCGTCCGAGTGGATGGCGCGGACGTCCGCTCGCTCAAGATGGAGTGGCTCAAGTCGAACATGGGGATCGTGCCGCAGGAGTCGATCCTGTTCGGCACCTCCTTGCGCGAGAACATCGGCTACGGACGCCCCGGCGCCTCCGAGGAAGATATCGTCGAGGCGGCCAAGGCTGCCAATGCGCATGACTTCATCGTGGGCTTGCCCGAGGGGTATGAGACGCAGGCCGGTGAGCGTGGCGCCAAGCTCTCGGGCGGCCAGAAGCAGCGCATCGCGATCGCCCGGGCACTGCTGCGTGACCCGCGGATCCTGATCCTGGACGAGGCCACCTCCTCGCTGGACACCGAAAGTGAAGCAGCCGTCCACCGAGCCCTGCAGACGCTGGTGAAGGGCCGCACGACGATCATCATCGCCCACCGTCTGTCCACGATCCAGAATGCCGACCGTATCCTGGTGCTGGAGAAGGGCCGGATCGTGGAGCAGGGAACCCATGACGAACTGATGGCCCAGGAGGGCCTGTACCGACGCCTCTACGAGACTCGCGATCTTCTGGGCGAGGAATCGGCGGAGGAGCCCTTGGTCGACGGGGAAGGAGCGGCAGCGACCGCTGATGCCTGA
- the lpxA gene encoding acyl-ACP--UDP-N-acetylglucosamine O-acyltransferase has product MRIHESAIVDPSAELGEGVIIHPFTVIESGVKIGDGCEIGPHAVIRTGTRMGKGNRVTVGAVLGDHPQDAKFHGEESYLELGDDNEIREYCTIHRASGEGASTVIGNRNMLMAYCHVGHNCHIGNNVSMANSAQLAGHTHVDDFAVLGGLCGTHQFVRVGKMVMAGAYSAIRIDAPPFMMVEGNPARPVQLNKVGLQRRGVSDASIAALRHAFRLLYRSDLNVGDALQQLRAEGGLLPEVQHLVEFLEAIPQGHRGRADN; this is encoded by the coding sequence ATGAGAATCCACGAATCGGCGATCGTTGATCCCTCAGCCGAGCTTGGCGAGGGCGTCATCATCCACCCCTTCACAGTGATCGAGAGCGGGGTCAAGATTGGTGACGGGTGCGAGATCGGGCCCCACGCAGTGATCCGCACAGGGACCCGGATGGGGAAAGGGAACCGCGTGACGGTCGGCGCCGTTCTGGGCGACCATCCGCAGGACGCGAAGTTCCACGGTGAGGAGAGCTACCTCGAACTCGGTGACGACAACGAGATCCGTGAGTACTGCACGATCCACCGGGCTTCCGGCGAAGGTGCCAGCACGGTCATCGGCAACAGGAATATGCTGATGGCTTACTGCCATGTCGGGCACAACTGCCATATCGGCAACAACGTGTCGATGGCCAACTCCGCCCAGCTTGCGGGGCACACGCACGTCGACGATTTCGCGGTTCTCGGCGGCCTATGCGGGACGCACCAGTTTGTGCGTGTGGGCAAGATGGTCATGGCTGGTGCGTACTCAGCCATCCGCATCGACGCGCCACCCTTCATGATGGTGGAGGGGAATCCGGCGCGTCCGGTCCAGCTTAACAAGGTGGGACTACAGCGCCGGGGTGTGAGCGACGCGTCGATCGCCGCTCTGCGCCATGCCTTCCGCCTGCTGTATCGCTCGGACCTCAACGTGGGCGACGCACTGCAGCAGCTTCGCGCGGAGGGTGGCCTGCTCCCCGAGGTCCAGCATCTGGTCGAGTTCCTTGAGGCGATTCCACAAGGCCATCGAGGCCGGGCCGACAACTAG
- a CDS encoding lysophospholipid acyltransferase family protein, producing MSSKRKKNPVRRALEQAVVRCILGALVISIRHRSLTSVRKLATRFAGVLSALVPKRQRMMERNLQAVFGPSLTPERNREIRRQSIVNICKTMGEMFKMQWMTPEELREQVTVVGTEHIDAGLARGKGVVIITAHFGNWEFGGAALALHGYPMNVIARDATSNLAAELTNESRRSKGEKVFGRWDTRQLLRALRENECVAILPDQHAVDAAVRVTFLGLPADSASGPALFALRTGATFVMAFAQRQPDDHFLVTVTPGPEYEDTGDRGSDVRRFTQKLNDLIGEKILHTPEQWLWLHNRWKAPRDTEPANS from the coding sequence ATGTCTTCCAAGCGCAAGAAAAACCCGGTACGACGGGCCCTTGAACAGGCCGTGGTACGTTGCATTCTCGGTGCTCTGGTGATCTCGATCCGGCACCGATCGCTTACCTCTGTGCGCAAGTTGGCGACCCGCTTTGCCGGGGTGCTCAGCGCGCTCGTGCCCAAACGTCAGCGGATGATGGAGCGCAACCTGCAGGCGGTCTTCGGTCCGAGCCTTACGCCGGAGCGGAACCGCGAGATTCGCCGGCAGAGCATCGTCAACATCTGCAAGACGATGGGCGAGATGTTCAAGATGCAGTGGATGACCCCAGAGGAGTTGAGGGAGCAGGTAACCGTCGTCGGAACGGAGCACATCGACGCGGGACTTGCGCGGGGCAAGGGCGTCGTCATCATCACCGCGCACTTCGGCAACTGGGAGTTCGGCGGAGCCGCCCTGGCCCTGCATGGCTACCCGATGAACGTCATCGCCAGGGACGCGACGAGCAATCTCGCGGCCGAGCTTACCAACGAGTCCCGGCGGAGCAAGGGCGAGAAGGTCTTTGGACGCTGGGACACTCGGCAGCTCCTGCGTGCTTTGCGGGAGAATGAGTGCGTCGCCATCCTTCCTGATCAACATGCGGTGGACGCCGCGGTTCGCGTGACCTTCCTCGGGCTCCCGGCAGACTCTGCCAGCGGCCCGGCCCTGTTTGCGCTGCGCACCGGCGCGACCTTCGTCATGGCCTTTGCCCAGCGGCAGCCGGATGACCACTTCCTCGTGACCGTGACGCCCGGCCCGGAGTATGAGGACACCGGCGACCGCGGCTCAGACGTGCGGCGGTTCACTCAGAAGCTCAACGACCTGATCGGCGAGAAGATCCTGCACACACCGGAGCAATGGCTCTGGCTGCACAATCGCTGGAAGGCCCCCCGTGACACCGAACCCGCGAACTCCTGA
- a CDS encoding class I SAM-dependent methyltransferase — MRTHAGFSWSRMVPALLLIAVALPVWSEEAKGDYVAQLKQQVSYYKTMTGRFAPMYEPLARQMVQDYGLKYGVAVDVGGSCGAFSLALARQTQMKVYCLDIDVPAMRLCGVLADEAGLTGRVIPIEGDALHMPLRSNFADLVFSRGSLPFWSDQVQGLRECYRILKPGGVGYVGHGGFGRLLPPAEREKLVKWRLESFAKSKPEGWKGPGEALPELAKKAGIKSYRLVKEPEVGWWLEFRK, encoded by the coding sequence ATGCGCACTCACGCTGGGTTTTCGTGGAGCAGGATGGTCCCTGCGCTGCTGCTGATCGCCGTGGCCTTGCCCGTCTGGAGTGAAGAGGCGAAGGGCGACTACGTGGCACAGCTCAAGCAGCAGGTTTCCTACTACAAGACGATGACAGGCCGGTTCGCGCCGATGTATGAGCCCCTGGCGCGGCAGATGGTGCAGGACTACGGGCTCAAGTACGGTGTGGCAGTGGACGTGGGCGGAAGCTGTGGGGCCTTCAGCCTGGCTCTGGCCCGGCAGACGCAGATGAAGGTCTACTGCCTGGACATCGACGTACCGGCCATGCGACTGTGCGGGGTCCTGGCCGACGAGGCAGGTCTCACGGGTCGCGTCATCCCCATCGAGGGTGATGCGCTGCACATGCCCCTGCGGAGCAACTTCGCCGACTTGGTATTCAGCCGGGGCTCCCTCCCCTTCTGGTCCGACCAGGTGCAGGGGTTGCGGGAGTGTTACCGGATCCTCAAACCAGGTGGCGTCGGCTATGTGGGCCACGGCGGCTTCGGTCGACTGCTGCCCCCGGCTGAGAGGGAGAAGCTGGTGAAGTGGCGGCTGGAGAGCTTCGCCAAGTCCAAGCCGGAGGGCTGGAAGGGACCGGGGGAGGCACTGCCCGAGCTCGCCAAGAAGGCGGGGATCAAGAGCTACCGGCTGGTCAAGGAGCCGGAAGTGGGCTGGTGGCTGGAATTCCGCAAGTGA
- a CDS encoding 3-deoxy-D-manno-octulosonic acid transferase, with translation MPESKTVQPVDWRTIVYNILLILLLPLEVLYLLWRLVLKGKSRAGLGQRLGFVAPEAAELGHHDDPVLWFQACSVGEVAAVDPILRKVREFEPLAHIVLSTTTRTGYETAKKRGFELDALIYFPFDFPFVVGRVLRAIRPDLLVMVETELWPNILATARRMGIKTAVINGRISDRAYPRDLAVKPLISWALSNFDTILVQSEKDAERFRTLGAAEDHVVVVGNSKFDEKLPEVSEAEAAKLRLELGLPEGCPVLVAGSTREGEEEKVLDAFDLLRQEHRDLQLVIAPRHIERGDTIERMVTERGFATYRRSRALATEGEVTEPEIGAQVRVVILDTLGELTKVYALATVVFVGGSLVPIGGHNILQPIAQGKPTLMGPYMHNQQDLADIALGEQAAETVRNPEELAQVTGRIVSSEAEQELFATRGRAMMERHGGASRRYLDRLVTLLHQAPQE, from the coding sequence ATGCCTGAATCCAAGACCGTCCAGCCGGTTGACTGGCGTACCATCGTCTACAATATCCTACTGATCCTGCTGCTGCCCCTTGAGGTGCTGTACCTGCTGTGGCGACTTGTGTTGAAGGGCAAGTCGCGCGCGGGCCTCGGGCAGCGGCTCGGTTTCGTTGCCCCGGAGGCCGCCGAACTGGGCCATCACGACGACCCCGTGCTGTGGTTCCAGGCCTGTTCCGTCGGCGAGGTTGCAGCGGTCGACCCGATACTGCGGAAGGTGCGGGAGTTTGAGCCGCTCGCACATATCGTGCTGTCGACGACCACACGGACGGGCTACGAGACCGCCAAGAAACGCGGATTTGAACTGGATGCACTGATCTACTTCCCCTTCGATTTCCCCTTTGTGGTGGGGCGAGTGCTACGGGCGATCCGGCCTGACCTGCTGGTGATGGTGGAGACTGAGCTGTGGCCGAACATCCTGGCGACCGCCCGGCGCATGGGGATCAAGACGGCGGTCATCAACGGACGCATCTCGGACCGGGCTTACCCGCGGGACCTGGCCGTCAAGCCGCTCATCAGTTGGGCCCTGAGCAACTTCGACACGATTCTGGTGCAGTCCGAGAAGGACGCTGAGCGCTTCCGGACGCTGGGAGCTGCCGAGGACCATGTCGTGGTCGTCGGCAACTCGAAGTTCGATGAGAAGCTGCCCGAGGTGTCTGAGGCGGAGGCAGCGAAGCTGCGCCTGGAGCTTGGACTGCCTGAGGGTTGCCCGGTTCTTGTGGCCGGGAGCACTCGTGAGGGCGAGGAGGAGAAGGTGCTGGATGCCTTCGACCTCCTGCGGCAGGAGCATCGCGATCTGCAACTGGTGATTGCGCCGCGACACATCGAGCGCGGCGATACCATCGAGCGCATGGTGACGGAACGTGGTTTCGCCACCTACCGCCGCAGCCGTGCCCTGGCAACCGAAGGGGAGGTCACTGAGCCTGAGATCGGGGCGCAGGTGCGTGTGGTGATTCTCGACACCCTCGGCGAGCTGACCAAGGTGTACGCCCTGGCGACGGTGGTGTTTGTGGGCGGTAGCTTGGTGCCGATCGGCGGGCACAACATCCTGCAGCCGATCGCGCAGGGCAAGCCGACGCTGATGGGGCCGTACATGCACAACCAGCAGGACCTTGCCGACATTGCCCTTGGTGAGCAGGCCGCGGAGACGGTGCGCAATCCCGAGGAACTGGCGCAGGTGACGGGACGCATCGTGAGTTCAGAGGCCGAGCAGGAGCTCTTTGCGACCCGTGGACGGGCCATGATGGAACGCCACGGTGGAGCCTCACGGCGCTACCTCGACCGGCTTGTGACGCTGCTGCATCAGGCGCCGCAGGAATAG
- the fabZ gene encoding 3-hydroxyacyl-ACP dehydratase FabZ has translation MDKPAMDIIQILKTLPHRYPFLLVDKVLELDPGKSIKAIKNVTMNEPQFTGHWPDNPVMPGVLILEAMAQVGGIMLLCVADDKGKTPFFGGVDNVRWRKQVRPGDQLVMEAWLVRRRGNIGRAKTVARVDGEIAAEGEFTFALIDNDRDEE, from the coding sequence ATGGACAAACCAGCCATGGATATCATTCAGATCCTCAAGACCCTGCCCCACAGGTACCCGTTCCTGTTGGTCGACAAGGTCTTGGAGCTTGACCCCGGCAAGAGCATCAAAGCGATCAAGAACGTCACGATGAATGAACCTCAGTTCACGGGTCACTGGCCGGACAACCCGGTCATGCCCGGCGTACTGATTCTCGAGGCCATGGCCCAGGTCGGCGGGATCATGCTGCTGTGCGTGGCCGACGACAAGGGCAAGACGCCGTTCTTCGGCGGCGTCGACAACGTTCGGTGGCGCAAGCAGGTGCGGCCCGGCGATCAGTTGGTCATGGAGGCCTGGCTTGTCCGCCGTCGCGGCAACATCGGACGCGCGAAGACCGTTGCGCGAGTAGACGGTGAGATCGCGGCCGAAGGTGAATTCACTTTCGCACTGATTGATAATGACCGGGACGAAGAGTAG